The Xyrauchen texanus isolate HMW12.3.18 chromosome 28, RBS_HiC_50CHRs, whole genome shotgun sequence genome has a segment encoding these proteins:
- the taf1a gene encoding TATA box-binding protein-associated factor RNA polymerase I subunit A, protein MDDFEAELNIPAADLESPEEEAPNQGLIKEPIHLHIPPKYKGRSRETGFHKSTRNCLKMIRDAMLHHRWQEAAEYFSSYTQTLEDTTVSRQTMACEIIWRLGTEILHHLPNATAVDFNALYNQTKNSGVRNYAKICLEHVFHLLLNGQFDEAKRELSIAESWRYGKQSAAQPLETKFIRAYCGFLDYLIWCDKRPTGSEAEDVSDNHEMHSYFRQASVTLREIIRQPGIWDPFVLSYISMLEFYHKEDEALKVLQNYAYNTDFPSNPNAHIYLYQFLKRHKAPQSKLISSLRILHSLVPSHELMLELCDLLVQTRSERNLEEALRVSMDLLEFSSWKFETKAWQCLLDIMMNTKDKYWLQFIKKEWSIRRSLWLVLHFRAYIGRKDSVQNVKLLKIKTQVLRRMGEGNITYFGISLKVRRREQADKAQQIDDG, encoded by the exons ATGGATGATTTTGAGGCTGAATTGAATATTCCAGCGGCAGATTTGGAGTCTCCAGAGGAAGAAGCGCCAAATCAGGGGCTGATTAAAGAACCAATTCACCTTCACATACCTCCAAAATACAAAG GTCGATCCAGAGAAACTGGCTTCCATAAATCCACCAGAAATTGTTTGAAGATGATCAGAGATGCAATGTTGCATCATCGCTGGCAGGAAGCGGCAGAATATTTCTCCTCTTACACTCAGACACTGGAGGACACCACTGTCAGCAGACAAACAATGGCATGTGAG ATCATTTGGAGACTTGGCACAGAAATTCTGCATCATCTCCCTAATGCCACCGCTGTAGATTTCAATGCTTTATATAACCAGACCAAAAACTCGGGGGTCCGAAACTACGCTAAG ATCTGTTTGGAGCACGTGTTTCATCTTCTGCTGAACGGACAGTTTGATGAAGCCAAACGAGAGCTGTCCATCGCAGAGAGCTGGAGATACGGGAAGCAGTCGGCCGCTCAGCCCCTGGAAACGAAATTCATCCGCGCCTACTGCGGCTTTCTCGATTACTTAATCTGGTGTGACAAGAGACCCACAGGATCAGAAGCAG AGGATGTGAGCGATAATCATGAGATGCACAGCTACTTCAGACAAGCTTCAGTGACGCTGCGGGAGATCATCAGACAGCCTGGAATCTGGGATCCGTTCGTCTTAAGTTACATTTCT ATGCTGGAGTTTTACCACAAAGAGGACGAAGCTTTGAAGGTCCTGCAGAATTACGCCTACAACACCGATTTCCCATCCAACCCGAACGCTCACATCTACCTGTACCAGTTCCTGAAGAGACACAAAGCCCCGCAATCtaaactcatcagctcgttaCGG ATTCTGCACTCTTTGGTTCCCAGTCATGAACTGATGCTGGAGCTCTGTGATCTCCTAGTGCAGACAC GGTCAGAGAGGAATTTAGAAGAAGCTCTGAGAGTTTCCATGGACCTGCTGGAGTTTTCCAGTTGGAAGTTTGAAACTAAGGCTTGGCAATGTCTCCTGGACATTATGATGAATACTAAAGATAA ATATTGGTTGCAGTTCATAAAGAAGGAGTGGTCCATCAGGAGGTCGCTGTGGTTAGTCTTGCACTTCAGAGCATACATTGGCAGAAAAGATTCAGTCCAGAATGTCAAACTGCTGAAGATCAAGACACAAGTATTGAGACGAATGGGTGAAGGCA